TTCATGAGTTTTACCTTGATGCCATTATCTCAAATAACTTTGAACATGAGCTACATGATGGACAACCTGTCACTCAGCGCTTTTTAAAAACGATTCTCTATCTACCTCAACAGGCTGTTACAAGCCCAGTAAAAGAATCCAAGCGTATTTTAAGAGCGTCACGAAAACAATTGTCTAGCATCAGAGATTATTGGAGAGACGAATTCAAATAATAGAATAAGAGGAAGAAAAAATGAAAAAATTAATGAGAAGCGGGAAAGATCAAAAAATTGGTGGAGTATGCGCAGGAGTTGCTCATTATTTTGATATCGATCCAACAATTGTTCGTGTCATTTGGGCTGTTCTTGCATTTTGTTATGGGACAGGAGTCCTTGCTTATATCATTTTATGGTTGATTGCACCAGTTTCAACAGAATATTAAATTAAAATTATATAGAAAAAGGAGAAGTTATGGCTTTTGGAGATAACGGAAAACGTAAAAAAACTTTGTTTGAAAAGGTGACACTTGTTGTCGTGCTCATCATGTTGTTTGTAACCCTTGCTGGTATCTTTGCAACTGCGCTAGGAGCTTTTAGTAGATTCTAAGCAAGCTACGAGGATAGAAACAATAACTAATGACTGGGTTCTCCCCAGCCTTTTTAAAGTGAGAAGAAAATATGAGTATGTTTTTAGATACAGCCAAGATTAAGGTCAAGGCTGGTAATGGTGGCGATGGCATGGTTGCCTTTCGCCGTGAAAAATATGTCCCTAATGGCGGTCCTTGGGGTGGTGATGGTGGACGTGGAGGAAACGTTGTTTTCGTGGTAGACGAAGGCTTACGTACCTTGATGGATTTCCGCTATAACCGTCATTTCAAGGCTGATTCTGGTGAAAAAGGGATGACCAAAGGAATGCACGGACGTGGTGCAGAAGATCTTCGTGTTCGCGTACCACAGGGAACTACTGTACGTGATGCGGAAACAGGTAAAGTCATTACAGACTTGATTGAACATGGTCAAGAGTTTATCGTGGCTCATGGTGGTCGAGGTGGTCGTGGAAATATCCGTTTTGCCACTCCCAAAAATCCTGCACCTGAAATCTCTGAGAATGGAGAACCAGGACAAGAACGCGAGTTGCAACTGGAATTGAAGATTCTAGCGGATGTCGGCTTGGTCGGTTTCCCATCTGTCGGCAAGTCAACTTTGCTTAGTGTCATCACTTCAGCTAAGCCAAAAATCGGTGCTTACCACTTTACGACGATTGTCCCTAATTTGGGTATGGTTCGTACGCAGTCAGGTGAATCTTTTGCAGTAGCAGATCTTCCAGGTTTGATTGAAGGGGCTAGTCAAGGTGTTGGTCTTGGAACCCAGTTTCTTCGTCATATCGAACGCACTCGAGTTATCCTCCATGTCATCGATATGTCAGCTAGCGAAGGACGTGATCCTTATGAGGATTACCTTGCTATTAATAAGGAATTAGAATCCTATAACCTTCGTCTCATGGAACGTCCACAGATTATCGTAGCCAACAAGATGGATATGCCTGAAAGTCAGGAAAATCTTAAAACTTTCAAGGAAAAGTTGGCAGCAAACTACGACGAGTTTGAGGAACTCCCAGCCATCTTCCCAATTTCTGGATTGACCAAGCAAGGGTTGGCGACTCTTTTGGACGCGACAGCTGAATTGTTAGACAAGACTCCAGAATTCCCGATTTATGATGAATCCGATATGGAAGAAGAGACTTACTATGGCTTTGACGAGGAAGAAAAAGCCTTTGAGATTAGTCGTGATGATGATGCGACATGGGTACTTTCTGGTGAAAAACTAATGAAACTCTTTAACATGACCAACTTTGACCGTGACGAATCGGTCATGAAGTTTGCCCGTCAGCTTCGTGGTATGGGGGTTGACGAAGCCCTTCGTGCACGTGGCGCCAAAGATGGCGACTTGGTCCGCATCGGTAAATTTGAGTTTGAATTTGTAGACTAGGAGATTGATATGGGAGATAAACCGATATCATTCCGAGATGCAGATGGCAATTTTGTTTCTGCAGCAGATGTGTGGAATGAAAAGAAACTAGAAGAATTGTTTAATCGTCTCAATCCTAAACGTGCTCTTCGATTGGCGCGTACAAAGAAAGAAGAAACACAGTCAAAGAAATAAAAAATTCCCGTGATCTTTTAATCACGGGATTTGTTTTATTCACTAAAGAAAAATGGTGGCGCATATTTTTTAAGACTCTCAAAACAAGCCTGCGCTTTTGTAGCATCTTCACAGATAATCATGCAGACATCGTCTCCACAAAGAGTTGCAACGACATCTGGAAAGGCCAAGGAATCAATTACAGATCCAAATGATTGGGCTAAACCGGGTAAAGTTTTCAAAATAACTTGGTGTTGCACCGGACGCAACATAACAAGAGCATCTTCCATATAGTTTTCAAGACGTTTTTCCCATTTGGAGATAGACCCTGTATTTAGCACATAGTAAGAATTATCCTCTTCGCGCACTTTTGAAAGGTTCATGGTTTTGATATCGCGTGATAGAGTAGCCTGAGTCACTTGGATATCATTTTCCGCTAATAAGGCTTGTAATTCAGCTTGTGTATGGATTTTGTTTTTTGAAACGAGGGCGCGGATAAGTTGGTGTCTGTGTTCTGATTTGTTCATAAAGTAAGTACTCCTTTTACAAGGTACAGTAGCGTGGACTGAACGATAACGTCAGTCGGGTGGTAGGCGGTATTGTCACGTATGATGATTTCGCAGTCAGTAGGATAAAGAACTAGATGGAGAGATTCTCCTTCTTTTAACTTTGTCACTAGTTGCGTGCAGATAAACTGGGTAGCAATCCGTTCATCTACATTGATGTTCTTTAATGACAGTGAATCATTCAATTTGGGTAGCTTTTTGTCACGGCGTTTTGTGAATTCACTCTAAATGTTAATTCACAGAGATTTCCAACATGTGGTCTGGTAGCGTGTATGATAAATGGTTACACATGTTGGTTAGAGGGAGTATCTTTTGTCCAAGTTCTATCTAGGGGCTTCTATAATGCTTTTAGATGAACTGAATTTGATACAAAGTTTATGTTTGATTCGACTGTTCAAGTAGAAAACTTTGGTTATAGGAAGTTCAATGGTCTATTTCATTGACTTTTCCTTTGAATACTTCCATATTGAAAGTCTGGTAGATTATACCTTTTGACAAGGTAGGATAAGACTAGACTGTGCTAAATCAACAGTCAACTGATAGTCTGTATTATCTCGAATTGTAATCTCAAAGTCTGTTGTATAGAGAACCAAACGGAGAGTATCTCCTTCTTTAAGTTTGTAGATAGTTGGTTGAAGCTCTAGCTTGAAGTCCATCCATTCATTTGGTTGGATTTCTTCAATCGTCAAGAGATTGGTTCGATTTTGAAGATTTAGGTAGCCTTTGGTGATGACACGTTGGTCACTTGGGTTGAATGGTAGTTCACAGAGATTTTCTAACATGTGGTAACGACCATTATCAATGGTTCTAGCACTTAAAACAGCTGGATAAGGCTGCAGATATTTCTTTTGTCCAAGTTCTAGCAGTTGGGCGGATAATAAGCCCTTGTTCGTACTCGATTTGACACGAAGTTTCAGCGCCACTCGCCCATTTAAGTGAAGGTCTTGACTTACTGGAAGGTCAATGGTGATCTGATTGGCTTTACCTTGGTAAAGTTCGGTGTTGAAGGTCTGGTAAGTTTTTCCATAACGCTCAAAATCTTCTAGTTCATAGTGGTTTTGAATCACTTTTTCCTCATTACCAAGAGAAAAGGTATGCAGTTCATCCTGTTTGCCAAAGTCATCAAGACTCTGCCATGTTTGCGGTTCGGAGTTGTCCTGCCAGATAATAGTCGGAAGTTGATAACCTGAGTCAAGTCCTAACAATTTCTTACTCAACAAGGCATTCATGGACTCGCGGAAGTCGATCGACTGCCAGTTGTTCATATAGACATGGGCACCATGATGGAAAAAGAGGTGCTTATTGATATGGCTAGGAAGGGCATGAAACATCTGGTAAACATGAAGAGGTTTGACGTTCCAATCCTGGGAACCATGCGTAAAGACGACCTCAGCTTGAACCTTGTGAGCATTGAGCAGATAGTTGCGGTCATGCCAAAACTGATTGTAGTCACCAGTCTTGCGATCGAGTTTCTCTTTAACCTTTTCTAAGTCTGCTTGATGAGCTTCATTGCCACGAATATAGTCACCGGCTTGGAGGTTGCGAGAGTAGGTCAATTCAGCAAGTGAGTCAAAATCCTCACCTGGATAGCCCCCTGGGCTGGTCACTAGACCATTTTCCCGATAGTAGTTGTACCAAGAGGAAATACCTGCTTCAGCGATGATGACTTCTAAGCCATCAACACCAGTGGTGGCGAGACCATTGGACATGGTACCTAGATAGGAAATACCTGTTGTTGCGACTTTCCCGTTTGACCAGTCAGCTTTGACTTGGCGTTTGCGCGTGTGGTCCGTGAAAGCACGGCAACGACCATTGAGCCAGTCAATGACATTTTTATAGGCCTCAATCTGCTGGTAGTCACCATTGGTCATGAGCCCTTGGGAATCCCTGGTACCAACACCCGATACATAGAGATTGGCAAATCCACGTGGGAGGAAGTAGTCATTTAGAGTATATGAGCTATTGATATGAGATAGCTTTTCTTCAGCTTCTGAGACGACTTCTGCTTGAGCATGAGGTTCAACTAAATTCAGCTTAGGTTCCTCAAGTTCAATGGTGTGGGGCAGTTTGACCTCAAGCTCCCCTTCCATTTTGTAGAGAGCCTTGTCACTGGCTTTGTCGTTGGTCCCTTGGTGATAAGGGCTGGCAGTCATAAGAGCAGGTACTTGACCATCATAACGCGGGCGAATAATGCTGACCTTGACTAAGTCAGGGAGACCGTCGTTATCAGTATCCACACGACTCTCGACATACACGACTTCACGAATGACATCATGAGTAGTGAATGTTGCCAAGCTCTTACTGTTAAAGTAGTGGTAGTGATTATCTTCTGAAATGAGTCCATCACTAACAAGCTGATCGATGAGCGTATTTCCTTTTTTCGTTCTCGTATTGAGTAACTGATAAAGATTTTCAATGAGATCTCCATAAACAATAGGAAAACCAGTTTCTTTACGAAACTGTTCAGCATTCTCAAAGTCAACAAGATAGCTAAATCCTAAAAGTTGAAAAACTACTGTGTAGAAAATCTCCGCAGTTAACTCACGGTCTGACTGGAAAAAAGTTACTAAATCTGTTTCTTTATCCGCAGCCAAAGTCGATAAGGCATAATCCGTGTTAGAATAAGTGAAAAAACTCCAACGAATGAAGTCTTCAAACTGTCTTTTTAAGGACAGTTGGGGTGACAGCTTTAGACCAAGATCTTCTAATTCTTCAAATCGTTGAGAACTAGTGGTTGGTTGGTAGCTGAATTGATTAAAACGCATGTTTCTCTCCTTTGAAAACAGACTGGATTTATTATATCAAAAAAGAGGGAAAAATGGAATAAATAAACTTAAATGAAATAAATTTCTTAAACCAGCATATCTATTTGGTAAGTTATTATAAAATACTGAATAAATACCATAGAAGTAAGCCTTTTTCTAGAGATTTTTATATGTAAAACTGCATATAACTCCTATCTTTATTATACTTCGTTTGGTATAAATATATCTAAATTTACATTTAAAACTATTATATAATATTAATTTTTTATTTCCTTCCTTCCTTCCTTCCTTCCTTTGAAAAATAAAGAATTTACAACTAAGAAGAGAAGAAGTTTGTAACTGATGATATTGAAAAGAAAGTGCAGAGTTACTTCAATATCCAACTTAAAATGGTATAATAGTAGTAAAACGAAAGCAAGGAGGAGAAGAAATGATTGCACAGCTCGACACCAAGACTGTTTATAGTTTTATGGAAAGTGTGGTTTCGATTGAAAAATATGTACAAATGGCTAAAGAATACGGCTATTCTCACCTTGCTATCATGGATGTGGATAATCTCTATGGAGCCTATCATTTTCTAGAAGCAACTCGTAAGCATGGCATTCAACCTTTAATTGGTTTAGAAATGACCTTGGTCAAAGATGAGGAGAATCTCTCTCTACGTTTTCTAGCCCTATCCACTAAAGGTTATCAAGAGTTGATGAAGTTATCCACTTTAAAAATGACTGGACGGAAAAATTGGTCTGACTTCACCTCCCACCTCGAAGATGTTGCTATTATTGTTCCCTATTTTAATGGGGTCGAACAGCTGGATTTGGAGCATGATTATTTTATCGGTGTCAGTCCAGATACTCCTCAAGAAGTCTTTACTAGGCCCATTCTTCCACTCTATCAAGTCAATTCTTTTGAAAAAGAAGATATTCAAGTTTTACAAATCTTGTCAGCAGTCAAGGACAATGTCAGTCTGAGAGAAGTGGATGTACATTCACAACAAGGGATTTTTTTACCTGCCTCAGACTTGGAAGCACGGTTTAAAAATCGCTTCCCTCAGGCGCTTGCCAATCTCCAAGGTCTGATAGAGAATGTAAGCTATCAAATCGACCCAAGTTTAAAACTTCCCCGCTTTAATCCTGAAAGACCAGCGGTCGAAGAACTTAGAGAGAGAGCTGAGCAAGGCTTGAGTGACAAGGAGTTAACCTCAGCTATTTATCATGAGCGACTGAATGAGGAATTGGCTGTGATTCATGATATGGGCTTTGACGATTATTTCCTTGTAGTTTGGGATTTGCTCCGTTTTGGACGTTCCCAAGGATATTATATGGGAATGGGGCGTGGTTCTGCGGTTGGTAGTCTGGTGGCTTACTCACTGGATATTACAGGAATTGATCCGGTTGAAAAGAACTTGATTTTCGAACGCTTTTTAAATCGTGAGCGATACACCATGCCTGATATTGATATCGACATCCCTGATCTTTATAGGCCGGAGTTCATTCGCTATGTTCGTGATCGGTATGGTAGTCAACATGTGGCACAGATTGTTACCTATTCGACTTTTGGAGCAAAACAGGCAATTCGTGATGTTTTCAAACGTTATGGTGTCCCTGAGTACGAATTAACCAATATTACGAAAAAAATCAGTTTTCGAGATACGCTAACGACAGCCTATGAAAAGAATTTACAGTTTAGGCAGGTCATCAATAGCAAAATGGAATATCAAAAAGCTTTTGAGATTGCTCGAAAGATTGAAGGGTATCCTCGACAGACTTCTATCCATGCAGCTGGGGTCGTTATGAGTGACCAAGACCTGACGGACTATATCCCACTCAAATACGGTGAGGATATGCTGATCACCCAGTATGATGCTCATGGTGTTGAAGCTAATGGCCTTTTAAAAATGGATTTCCTCGGTTTACGTAACCTGACTTTCGTACAAAAAATGCAGGAATTACTAGCCGAGTCAGAAGGTATTCATTTGAAAATCGAAGAAATTGATCTAGAAGATAAAGAAACCTTGGCCCTCTTTGCAGCTGGAAATACGAAAGGGATTTTCCAATTTGAACAACCTGGCGCCATTCGACTCTTAAAACGAGTTCAGCCACAAGTCTTTGAAGAGGTAGTAGCAACGACCTCGCTCAACAGACCGGGAGCTAGTGATTATATTGATAATTTTGTCGCTCGTAAGCACGGTAAAGAAAAGGTGACGGTGTTAGACCCTGCCTTGGAGGACATTCTGTCATCAACCTATGGCATTATGCTCTATCAAGAGCAAGTCATGCAGGTTGCTCAGCGCTTTGGAGGCTTTAGCCTTGGTAAAGCCGATATTCTCAGACGTGCCATGGGTAAGAAAAATGCCAAAGAGATGCATTTGATGAAGGAAGATTTTATCACAGGAGCTATGAAATTGGGGCATACAGAAGAAAAGGCCAACCAAGTTTTTGCAGTGATGGAAAAGTTTGCGAGTTATGGATTTAACAGATCCCACGCCTACGCCTACTCAGCCCTGGCTTTCCAGCTAGCTTATTTCAAGACACATTATCCTGCTATTTTCTTTCAAGTAATGTTGAATTATTCTAGCAGTGATTACATTGTAGATGCATTGCAGATGGGATTTGAAGTTGCTCCTTTAGCCATCAACAGCATTCCCTATCATGATAAAATCACCCAGAAGACAATCTATCTTGGTTTGAAAGCCATTAAAGGCATGCCAAGAGATTTGTCTTACTGGATTATTGAAAATCGTCCCTACTCAAGCACTGAAGATTTTGTCACACGTCTTCCTAAGAATTACAAGAAACTATCGCTTTTGTCTCCTTTGATTGAACTTGGGCTCTTTGATGACTTTGACAAGAACCGCCAGAAAATCCTAGTCAACCTACCAAACCTATTTGTTTTTGTTGAGGAGTTGGGTGGACTCTTTGCGGATACAAATTATAGTTGGACTGAAGCTGATGATTTTACGGAAGCAGAGAAATTTTACAAAGAGCAGGAACTGATTGGGGTAGGTATCAGTCCCCATCCTCTCCAAACTCTTGCCAAACAAGCCCTATATCCGACCACGCAAATCACTAATCTAACCGAGGGAGCTCAAGCCACTCTCCTAGTTGAAATTCAAAAGATTAAAGTGATTCGAACCAAGAAAGGCGAGAGTATGGCCTTTCTACAGGTTCATGATAGTAAGTCTCGGATGGATGTAACTGTATTTTCAGACCAATATAGAAAATTTGCTTCCATTTTATCCGAAGGGAAATTTTACTACATCAATGGCAAAGTTCAATCTCGAGATGGTCGTCTGCAAATGATTGCACAAGATTTGAAAGAAGCAGTAGCTGAACGATTCTGGATTCAAGTTAAAAATCACGATAATGATAAAGAAATTTCAACTATCCTAGAACAACATAAAGGCTCTATTCCTGTAATTATCAGGTATGTTGAGGAAGAGAAAACAATTGTTTCCTCCCAACATTTTGTAAAAAAAGATCCCCTTTTACAGGAAAAATTAGAGGGAATTGTTATGAAAACGATTTATCGCTAAAAATACAGAAAATAGAAGAATTTTCCAATTAAATGTGGTATAATCAGTAAGAATGTTAAAAGAAAAAGGAGCATAACCAAATGAAACGTATTGCTGTTTTGACCAGTGGTGGAGACGCCCCTGGTATGAATGCTGCCATCCGTGCGGTAGTTCGTCAAGCAATCTCAGAAGGAATGGAAGTATTTGGTATCTACGATGGATACGCAGGTATGGTTGCCGGTGAAATCTATCCACTTGATGCTGCTTCAGTAGGAGACATCATTTCACGTGGTGGTACTTTCCTTCACTCTGCTCGTTACCCTGAGTTTGCACAACTCGAAGGTCAACTTAAAGGGATCGAGCAATTGAAAAAACATGGTATCGAAGGAGTCGTAGTTATCGGTGGAGACGGTTCTTATCATGGAGCTATGCGCTTGACTGAGCATGGATTCCCTGCTATCGGGCTTCCAGGTACAATCGATAACGATATCGTAGGTACTGACTTTACAATCGGATTTGACACGGCAGTAACTACTGCTATGGATGCAATCGATAAGATTCGTGATACATCATCAAGTCACCGTCGTACTTTCGTCGTTGAAGTAATGGGACGTAACGCAGGTGATATCGCTCTTTGGGCTGGTATCGCAACTGGAGCTGATGAAATCATCATCCCTGAAGAAGGCTTCAAAATGGAAGACATCGTAGCAAGCATCAAAGCTGGATATGAACACGGTAAAAAGCATAATATCATCGTCTTAGCTGAAGGTGTCATGTCAGCAGCTGAGTTTGGTCAAAAGTTGAAAGAAGCAGGAGACACAAGTGATCTTCGTGTCACAGAACTCGGTCATATCCAACGTGGTGGATCACCAACTGCTCGTGACCGTGTATTAGCGTCACGTATGGGAGCACACGCTGTTAAACTTCTTAAACAAGGAATCGGTGGTGTCGCTGTCGGTATTCGTAACGAGAAAATGGTTGAAAATCCAATTCTTGGAACAGCAGAAGAGGGAGCTTTGTTTAGCTTAACAGCTGATGGTAAGATTGTTGTAAACAACCCACATAAAGCTGATCTTGAACTCTCTAACTTGAACAAGAGCTTGTCCTAATCAACTTTAACTAATCTGGTAAAATGACCATTAAAGGTCAAATTATATAAAGGAGTCACAAAAATCATGAACAAACGTGTAAAAATCGTTGCAACCTTGGGTCCTGCGGTAGAAATCCGTGGTGGTAAAAAATTCGGTGATGACGGATACTGGGGAGAAAAGCTGGATGTTGAAGCATCAGCTCAAAACATTGCTAAATTGATTGAAGCAGGAGCTAACACTTTCCGTTTCAACTTCTCACACGGTGACCACCAAGAACAAGGTGAACGTATGGCAACTGTTAAGCGTGCAGAAGAAATTGCCGGTCAAAAAGTTGGTTTCCTTCTTGATACAAAAGGTCCTGAAATCCGTACTGAATTGTTCGAAGGCGACGCAAAAGAGTATTCATACACAACAGGTGAAAAAATCCGTGTTGCAACCAAACAAGGTATCAAATCAACTCGTGATGTGATTGCTTTGAACGTTGCTGGTGCCCTTGATATCTACGATGATGTTGAAGTTGGTCACCAAGTATTGGTTGATGATGGTAAACTAGGTCTTCGTGTTTTCGCTAAAGACGATGCTGCTCGTGAATTTGAAGTAGTAGTTGAAAATGACGGCATTATTGCTAAGCAAAAAGGTGTAAACATCCCTAACACCAAGATTCCTTTCCCAGCTCTTGCTGAACGTGATAACGATGATATCCGTTTTGGTCTGGAGCAAGGTATCAACTTCATCGCGATCTCATTCGTACGTACTGCAAAAGATGTTCAAGAAGTTCGTGCAATCTGTGAAGAAACTGGTAACGGTCACGTTCAATTGTTCGCTAAAATCGAAAACCAACAAGGTATCGATAACTTGGATGAAATCATTGAAGCTGCTGATGGTATCATGATCGCTCGTGGTGACATGGGTATCGAAGTACCATTCGAAATGGTTCCAGTTTACCAAAAAATGATCATCACTAAAGTGAACGCAGCAGGTAAAGTTGTTATCACAGCAACAAACATGCTTGAAACAATGACTGAAAAACCACGTGCAACTCGTTCAGAAGTATCAGACGTATTCAACGCTGTTATCGACGGAACTGACGCAACAATGCTTTCAGGTGAGTCTGCAAACGGTAAATACCCACTTGAATCAGTAACAACAATGGCTACGATTGACAAGAATGCACAAACTCTTCTTAATGAATACGGTCGTTTGTCATCAGTTAACTTGGCGCGTAATTCTAAGACTGAAGTTATGGCATCAGCTGTTAAAGATGCAACTAACTCAATGAATATCAAGTTGGTAGTTACCCTTACTAAAACTGGTCACACAGCTCGCTTGATTTCTAAATACCGTCCAAATGCTGATATCTTGGCTATCACTTTTGACGAATTGACTCAACGCGGTCTTATGCTGAACTGGGGTGTCATTCCAGTAACAACTGAACGTCCTTCAAATACTGACGATATGTTTGATCTTGCTGAAAAGATCGCAGTTGAACAAGGCTTGGTTGAATCTGGTGATGATATCGTTATCGTTGCTGGTGTGCCACTTGGTGAAGCTGTCCGTACAAACACAATGCGTATCCGTACAGTACGTTAATCTAACATTAAAACCTATCATTTCAGGCTGAAAAGCTTGAGTGATAGGTCTTTTTTTATCAAAATGAGATGGTATTTAGTAAATAGGAATGGGAAAAAACTGAAAATTATGGTATAATAGAATGAAAAGACCTTTTTAGTAAATTTTGAAAGAGTAAAACATGAGAAAAATTGTCATCAATGGTGGACGTCCATTGCAAGGTGAGATCACCATTAGTGGTGCTAAAAATAGTGTCGTAGCGCTTATTCCTGCTATTATCTTATCAGATGATATTGTCACTTTAGATTGTGTTCCAGATATTTCAGACGTTGCTAGTCTTGTCGAAATCATGGAGATTATGGGGGCGACTGTTAAGCGTTATGAGGATGTCTTGGAGATTGATCCAAGAGGGGTTCAAAACATTCCTATGCCTTATGGCAAGATTAATAGCTTGCGTGCTTCTTATTATTTTTACGGAAGTCTTTTAGGGCGCTTTGGTGAAGCTACGGTAGGACTTCCTGGTGGATGTGATTTGGGTCCTCGTCCGATTGACCTTCACTTAAAAGCCTTTGAAGCTATGGGGGCTAAGGTGAGCTACGAGGGAGATAATATGAATTTATCTGCCCAAGGCAAGGGGCTTCACGGAGCAAGTATTTACATGGACACTGTTAGCGTTGGTGCAACGATTAACACCATGATTGCCGCGGTTAAAGCAAAGGGACGTACTGTCATTGAAAATGCGGCCCGTGAACCAGAAATCATCGATGTGGCTACCCTCTTGAATAACATGGGAGCACACATTCGTGGTGCAGGGACTGATATTATCATTATTGATGGTGTTGAGAAACTTCATGGAACGCGTCACCAGGTTATTCCAGACCGTATCGAAGCAGGAACCTATATTTCACTTGCTGCAGCAGTAGGAAAAGGAATTCGTATTAACAACGTTCTCTATGAACACTTAGAAGGCTTTATCGCTAAACTAGAGGAAATGGGGGTTCGTATGACGGTCTCAGAAGACAGTATCTTCGTTGAAGAACAGTCCGATTTGAAGGCTATCAATATTAAAACCGCTCCTTATCCTGGTTTTGCAACTGATTTGCAACAGCCTATCACGCCACTTTTACTAACTGCGCAAGGTCGTGGAACCATTATTGATACGATTTATGAGAAACGTGTCAATCATGTCTTTGAGTTAGCAAAAATGGATGCGGATATTACGACTACAAATGATCACATTATCTACAACGGTGGTCGTAAGTTACACGGGGCAAGTGTAAAAGCTACAGACTTGCGAGCTGGTGCAGCACTTGTCATCGCTGGTTTGATGGCTCAAGGCCAGACTGAAATTACGAATATTGAGTTTATCCTTCGTGGCTACTCAGATATTATTGAAAAATTGCGTAGCCTTGGAGCAGATATTAC
This genomic stretch from Streptococcus sp. 1643 harbors:
- a CDS encoding PspC domain-containing protein, translated to MKKLMRSGKDQKIGGVCAGVAHYFDIDPTIVRVIWAVLAFCYGTGVLAYIILWLIAPVSTEY
- a CDS encoding DUF4044 domain-containing protein, producing MAFGDNGKRKKTLFEKVTLVVVLIMLFVTLAGIFATALGAFSRF
- the obgE gene encoding GTPase ObgE; translated protein: MSMFLDTAKIKVKAGNGGDGMVAFRREKYVPNGGPWGGDGGRGGNVVFVVDEGLRTLMDFRYNRHFKADSGEKGMTKGMHGRGAEDLRVRVPQGTTVRDAETGKVITDLIEHGQEFIVAHGGRGGRGNIRFATPKNPAPEISENGEPGQERELQLELKILADVGLVGFPSVGKSTLLSVITSAKPKIGAYHFTTIVPNLGMVRTQSGESFAVADLPGLIEGASQGVGLGTQFLRHIERTRVILHVIDMSASEGRDPYEDYLAINKELESYNLRLMERPQIIVANKMDMPESQENLKTFKEKLAANYDEFEELPAIFPISGLTKQGLATLLDATAELLDKTPEFPIYDESDMEEETYYGFDEEEKAFEISRDDDATWVLSGEKLMKLFNMTNFDRDESVMKFARQLRGMGVDEALRARGAKDGDLVRIGKFEFEFVD
- a CDS encoding arginine repressor yields the protein MNKSEHRHQLIRALVSKNKIHTQAELQALLAENDIQVTQATLSRDIKTMNLSKVREEDNSYYVLNTGSISKWEKRLENYMEDALVMLRPVQHQVILKTLPGLAQSFGSVIDSLAFPDVVATLCGDDVCMIICEDATKAQACFESLKKYAPPFFFSE
- a CDS encoding Xaa-Pro dipeptidyl-peptidase — encoded protein: MRFNQFSYQPTTSSQRFEELEDLGLKLSPQLSLKRQFEDFIRWSFFTYSNTDYALSTLAADKETDLVTFFQSDRELTAEIFYTVVFQLLGFSYLVDFENAEQFRKETGFPIVYGDLIENLYQLLNTRTKKGNTLIDQLVSDGLISEDNHYHYFNSKSLATFTTHDVIREVVYVESRVDTDNDGLPDLVKVSIIRPRYDGQVPALMTASPYHQGTNDKASDKALYKMEGELEVKLPHTIELEEPKLNLVEPHAQAEVVSEAEEKLSHINSSYTLNDYFLPRGFANLYVSGVGTRDSQGLMTNGDYQQIEAYKNVIDWLNGRCRAFTDHTRKRQVKADWSNGKVATTGISYLGTMSNGLATTGVDGLEVIIAEAGISSWYNYYRENGLVTSPGGYPGEDFDSLAELTYSRNLQAGDYIRGNEAHQADLEKVKEKLDRKTGDYNQFWHDRNYLLNAHKVQAEVVFTHGSQDWNVKPLHVYQMFHALPSHINKHLFFHHGAHVYMNNWQSIDFRESMNALLSKKLLGLDSGYQLPTIIWQDNSEPQTWQSLDDFGKQDELHTFSLGNEEKVIQNHYELEDFERYGKTYQTFNTELYQGKANQITIDLPVSQDLHLNGRVALKLRVKSSTNKGLLSAQLLELGQKKYLQPYPAVLSARTIDNGRYHMLENLCELPFNPSDQRVITKGYLNLQNRTNLLTIEEIQPNEWMDFKLELQPTIYKLKEGDTLRLVLYTTDFEITIRDNTDYQLTVDLAQSSLILPCQKV
- a CDS encoding DNA polymerase III subunit alpha; amino-acid sequence: MIAQLDTKTVYSFMESVVSIEKYVQMAKEYGYSHLAIMDVDNLYGAYHFLEATRKHGIQPLIGLEMTLVKDEENLSLRFLALSTKGYQELMKLSTLKMTGRKNWSDFTSHLEDVAIIVPYFNGVEQLDLEHDYFIGVSPDTPQEVFTRPILPLYQVNSFEKEDIQVLQILSAVKDNVSLREVDVHSQQGIFLPASDLEARFKNRFPQALANLQGLIENVSYQIDPSLKLPRFNPERPAVEELRERAEQGLSDKELTSAIYHERLNEELAVIHDMGFDDYFLVVWDLLRFGRSQGYYMGMGRGSAVGSLVAYSLDITGIDPVEKNLIFERFLNRERYTMPDIDIDIPDLYRPEFIRYVRDRYGSQHVAQIVTYSTFGAKQAIRDVFKRYGVPEYELTNITKKISFRDTLTTAYEKNLQFRQVINSKMEYQKAFEIARKIEGYPRQTSIHAAGVVMSDQDLTDYIPLKYGEDMLITQYDAHGVEANGLLKMDFLGLRNLTFVQKMQELLAESEGIHLKIEEIDLEDKETLALFAAGNTKGIFQFEQPGAIRLLKRVQPQVFEEVVATTSLNRPGASDYIDNFVARKHGKEKVTVLDPALEDILSSTYGIMLYQEQVMQVAQRFGGFSLGKADILRRAMGKKNAKEMHLMKEDFITGAMKLGHTEEKANQVFAVMEKFASYGFNRSHAYAYSALAFQLAYFKTHYPAIFFQVMLNYSSSDYIVDALQMGFEVAPLAINSIPYHDKITQKTIYLGLKAIKGMPRDLSYWIIENRPYSSTEDFVTRLPKNYKKLSLLSPLIELGLFDDFDKNRQKILVNLPNLFVFVEELGGLFADTNYSWTEADDFTEAEKFYKEQELIGVGISPHPLQTLAKQALYPTTQITNLTEGAQATLLVEIQKIKVIRTKKGESMAFLQVHDSKSRMDVTVFSDQYRKFASILSEGKFYYINGKVQSRDGRLQMIAQDLKEAVAERFWIQVKNHDNDKEISTILEQHKGSIPVIIRYVEEEKTIVSSQHFVKKDPLLQEKLEGIVMKTIYR